A genomic window from Papaver somniferum cultivar HN1 unplaced genomic scaffold, ASM357369v1 unplaced-scaffold_15, whole genome shotgun sequence includes:
- the LOC113335510 gene encoding probable amidase At4g34880: protein MSSFSYLVILLALTINVSLLIQTTHGFSIHEATIKDIQQAFENKTLTTRKLVEFYIQQIQALNPLLKAVIEVNPDILDLADQADKERSYKNGPFSGMHGIPILIKDNIATKDKLNTSGGSYALVGSVVPRDADVIAKLRKSGALIMGKASMSEWGAVRGTKVPAGWCAVSGQGRNPYYLSGGTCGSSSGSAIAVAAYLIIVALGTETDGSCLCPCSFHSICAIKPTVGLCSQYGVIPIAPTFDTVGPIGKTVTDAVYVLDEIVGHADFNIEATTTVKDFIPEGGYKQFLKKDGLVGKRIGVVRNPFYTYPVGSALQKLFEAHIETLKQAGAVIVDKLAITNINTILNPALSGETQVEKFELKVALNAYLGELVSSPVRSLAEVIAFNTKNPSLEKTTTYGQDFFIGAQKTSGNIGAAEKKVYEKLKKLDDDGFVSLMNKNNLDAVVTPGSRFSTVLAIGGHPGINVPAGFQPNGMPIGITFGGLRGSEPKLIEISYAFEQLTLARKPPSYEMLTKTLNTIANQDGITSSDSLIEMII, encoded by the exons ATGAGTTCTTTTTCATATCTAGTGATACTATTAGCGCTGACAATCAATGTCAGCCTCCTCATCCAAACCACTCATGGTTTCTCTATTCATGAAGCCACTATCAAAGACATCCAACAAGCTTTCGAAAACAAAACTTTAACCACTAGGAAACTAGTTGAGTTTTACATCCAGCAAATCCAAGCCCTCAATCCACTTCTTAAAGCCGTGATCGAGGTTAACCCTGACATATTGGATCTGGCTGACCAAGCTGACAAAGAAAGAAGTTACAAGAATGGGCCTTTCAGTGGGATGCATGGGATTCCAATCCTTATCAAGGATAATATTGCAACAAAAGATAAACTAAACACTTCTGGCGGGTCTTACGCTCTCGTAGGGTCTGTTGTACCACGTGATGCAGATGTAATTGCTAAGTTGAGAAAGTCGGGAGCGTTGATCATGGGGAAGGCCAGTATGAGCGAGTGGGGAGCTGTCCGTGGTACTAAAGTTCCCGCTGGATGGTGTGCAGTAAGCGGACAGGGAAGG AACCCATACTATCTAAGTGGGGGTACATGTGGTTCAAGTAGTGGCTCTGCTATTGCTGTGGCCGCATATTTGATAATAGTTGCTTTGGGAACGGAAACAGATGGCTCATGCCTCTGCCCATGCAGTTTTCACTCAATTTGCGCAATCAAGCCTACGGTAGGACTATGCAGTCAGTACGGTGTTATCCCAATTGCGCCAACATTTGACACAGTTGG ACCTATTGGTAAAACTGTAACGGATGCGGTATACGTACTGGATGAAATTGTTGGTCATGCTGACTTCAACATTGAAGCAACAACCACCGTGAAAGACTTCATACCGGAAGGTGGTTACAAGCAATTTCTTAAAAAAGATGGCCTCGTTGGAAAAAGAATCGGTGTAGTCCGAAATCCCTTCTACACTTATCCTGTAGGTTCAGCACTTCAAAAACTCTTCGAAGCCCACATCGAGACACTCAA GCAAGCAGGTGCAGTTATAGTGGACAAATTGGCAATCACCAACATAAACACTATTCTCAATCCCGCTCTAAGTGGTGAAACCCAAGTAGAGAAGTTCGAGCTAAAGGTGGCCCTCAATGCTTACCTAGGAGAACTAGTTTCTTCTCCAGTCAGGTCGTTAGCTGAAGTGATCGCCTTCAAtacaaaaaatccttctttg GAGAAAACAACTACATATGGTCAAGACTTTTTTATAGGTGCTCAAAAGACAAGTGGAAACATTGGGGCAGCAGAGAAAAAGGTGTATGAGAAGCTGAAAAAACTTGATGATGACGGGTTTGTGAGTCTGATGAATAAAAACAATTTGGATGCAGTCGTGACTCCAGGGAGTCGGTTCTCAACAGTGCTTGCTATTGGAGGACACCCAGGAATCAACGTTCCAGCAGGATTTCAACCGAATGGAATGCCTATTGGAATCACATTTGGTGGACTAAGGGGTTCAGAACCAAAGCTCATTGAGATTTCTTATGCTTTTGAACAGTTGACACTTGCTAGGAAACCTCCTTCCTATGAAATGTTAACAAAGACTCTAAACACAATTGCCAACCAAGACGGTATTACTAGCAGCGATTCCTTAATCGAAATGATCATTTAG